A window of the Halotia branconii CENA392 genome harbors these coding sequences:
- a CDS encoding DUF1186 domain-containing protein has translation MQLEESLSELENNTGTFPRLALERAIEEREAITPILLSTLENWSNNLEELLGKDDYILHIYSLYLLAQFREPLAYPIFIKFFSAPGEIALDVTGDVVTEDLSRIMASVSQGNIEPIKQLIENPKQKTVIAHKYSYIFAGIETLNSYKSKSRVNVSLSESC, from the coding sequence ATGCAACTAGAAGAAAGTTTATCTGAATTAGAAAACAATACTGGAACGTTTCCCCGTTTAGCTTTAGAAAGAGCGATTGAAGAAAGGGAAGCTATTACTCCCATCTTACTATCAACCTTAGAGAACTGGAGTAATAATCTCGAAGAGTTATTAGGGAAAGATGACTATATTCTACATATTTATAGCTTATATCTTCTAGCGCAATTCAGAGAGCCACTAGCATATCCTATATTTATCAAGTTTTTTTCGGCTCCAGGAGAAATCGCATTAGATGTAACTGGAGATGTGGTAACAGAGGATTTATCTAGGATAATGGCTTCTGTTAGTCAAGGGAATATTGAACCAATAAAACAATTAATAGAAAATCCAAAGCAGAAAACTGTGATCGCCCACAAGTACAGCTACATATTTGCAGGTATTGAAACACTAAACAGTTACAAATCAAAGTCAAGGGTGAATGTTTCGCTATCAGAATCTTGTTGA
- a CDS encoding DUF2958 domain-containing protein codes for MELLTAEIRAQLPALYAQEKIADPIAYVKFFNPTSDWTWYATEFDGEDTFFGLVQGFESELGYFSLSELQEYCGALGIGIERDLQFKPTPLSQLRSSDD; via the coding sequence ATGGAATTATTAACCGCAGAGATTCGCGCTCAATTGCCTGCTCTTTACGCACAAGAAAAGATTGCTGACCCGATCGCTTATGTGAAATTTTTTAATCCCACCAGTGACTGGACTTGGTATGCAACCGAGTTTGACGGTGAGGATACTTTTTTTGGTTTGGTGCAAGGGTTTGAGTCAGAGTTAGGGTACTTCAGCCTTAGCGAATTACAAGAATATTGTGGAGCGCTGGGTATTGGAATTGAGAGAGATTTGCAGTTTAAACCCACACCGCTTTCACAACTTCGCAGCAGCGACGACTAA
- a CDS encoding tetratricopeptide repeat protein translates to MNTVDIEQARLWYDKGIEYLKSGNLSGVSECFRNALYFHPNFAEVHNAIGMVQFGIEKFENAIQLFDNAITMNPNFAEAYNNRGLARSKICHKSEFNQVLEDFNQAISLNPSLIQAYLNRAYTYKNLTGDNPAAIEDYNHIISIDPNCLEAYINRGNIYFVLRELEKSLSDLEKALSIDANCPEAYCGRGTVRFYLGNQQGSKEDLFKAFDLYEARRNTIYCVFTRSLIMQLFQDYEVYKDLFGLESRMAEKKR, encoded by the coding sequence ATGAATACAGTAGACATAGAGCAAGCAAGATTGTGGTACGACAAGGGGATTGAATATCTCAAATCAGGAAATTTATCAGGGGTTTCAGAATGCTTTAGAAATGCCCTTTATTTTCATCCAAATTTTGCTGAAGTTCACAATGCTATAGGCATGGTTCAATTTGGTATAGAAAAATTTGAAAATGCTATTCAGCTTTTTGATAATGCAATAACAATGAATCCAAATTTTGCTGAAGCTTACAATAATCGGGGCTTAGCTCGTTCCAAAATCTGTCATAAGTCGGAGTTTAATCAAGTTCTTGAAGATTTTAATCAAGCTATTTCACTGAATCCAAGTTTAATTCAAGCTTATCTAAATCGGGCTTATACCTATAAGAATCTAACTGGTGACAATCCAGCAGCGATAGAAGACTATAATCACATAATTTCAATTGATCCCAACTGTTTAGAAGCTTATATCAACAGGGGAAATATCTATTTTGTACTAAGAGAACTAGAAAAATCACTTTCTGATTTAGAAAAGGCATTATCTATAGATGCTAATTGCCCAGAAGCTTACTGTGGTAGAGGAACGGTGAGATTTTATCTGGGCAATCAACAGGGTTCTAAAGAAGATTTATTTAAGGCTTTTGATTTGTACGAAGCGCGAAGAAATACGATTTATTGTGTTTTTACGAGAAGTTTGATAATGCAACTCTTCCAAGATTATGAAGTCTACAAGGATTTGTTTGGGCTTGAGAGTAGGATGGCAGAAAAGAAAAGATGA
- a CDS encoding IS701 family transposase, whose translation MVEPRRSAPTVKFVDEYCHLYQNLFPEVRSFEAFKYLHMGCVSDIKRKTLPEIAKIVGLDNHQALHHFLTESPWDVQELRRQRLELILYILQGRPIILIIDETGDKKKGNTTDYVKRQYIGNLGKTDNGIVAVTAYAVLSGMTFPLIFEVYKPRERLQPGEKYLTKPEIAGIMIRKLRSMGFRFNLVLADSLYGESSKSFLSVLNELNLNFIVAIRSNHRAWGITDSKVKYSDWQRFKRVFSDLSSENRYIREIICGKKSEVRYWQITTDIEVLPKNTTWYVMSKYPEITPRDVGNFYGLRTWVEYGLKQSKNELGWADFRLTHYSQIEKWWEIVFSAYLLVSLHSEQLLKLPPQSESRFSSHPGWNQGNGWNSILNNLRLILQPFTLFNLIKPWLAVFTVPKLSEGFFQLQMIVNNLTCSIFQNFNISYFYFSSA comes from the coding sequence ATGGTTGAGCCTCGCCGAAGCGCACCCACAGTAAAATTTGTGGACGAATACTGCCATTTGTATCAAAACCTCTTTCCAGAAGTTAGAAGCTTTGAAGCTTTTAAGTACCTACACATGGGATGTGTTTCTGATATAAAACGTAAAACTTTACCGGAAATAGCGAAAATTGTAGGGCTAGATAATCATCAAGCATTACACCATTTTTTAACAGAATCACCCTGGGATGTACAAGAATTAAGGAGGCAAAGGTTAGAATTAATATTATATATACTTCAAGGTCGCCCAATCATACTAATAATTGATGAGACAGGGGATAAGAAAAAAGGAAATACGACTGATTATGTGAAACGACAATACATTGGAAATTTAGGTAAAACAGATAACGGTATTGTGGCGGTTACAGCATATGCAGTCTTATCTGGAATGACGTTTCCTCTAATATTTGAAGTATATAAACCGAGGGAAAGACTACAACCAGGAGAGAAATATTTAACCAAACCCGAAATCGCCGGGATAATGATAAGAAAATTGCGGTCGATGGGGTTTAGATTCAATCTGGTGCTGGCGGATAGTTTATATGGTGAAAGTAGTAAAAGTTTTTTAAGCGTACTAAATGAATTAAATCTTAATTTTATTGTAGCGATTCGCTCAAACCATAGAGCATGGGGAATTACAGACTCAAAAGTAAAATACTCAGATTGGCAAAGATTCAAGCGTGTTTTCTCGGATTTAAGTTCAGAGAATAGATATATTAGAGAGATAATATGTGGCAAAAAATCGGAAGTAAGGTATTGGCAAATAACAACGGATATTGAAGTTCTTCCAAAAAACACGACTTGGTATGTCATGAGTAAATATCCAGAGATTACTCCAAGAGATGTGGGCAATTTTTATGGTTTAAGAACTTGGGTAGAATATGGTTTAAAACAAAGTAAAAATGAATTAGGATGGGCAGATTTTCGCCTAACTCATTATTCACAAATAGAGAAGTGGTGGGAAATTGTTTTTAGTGCCTATCTGTTGGTTAGTCTTCATTCCGAACAACTGCTAAAATTACCACCACAATCTGAATCTAGATTTTCATCACATCCTGGGTGGAATCAAGGCAATGGTTGGAATAGTATTCTGAATAACCTCCGTTTGATACTTCAGCCATTTACATTATTTAACTTAATTAAACCTTGGTTAGCGGTCTTTACAGTCCCTAAGCTATCTGAGGGATTTTTTCAACTTCAAATGATTGTTAATAATCTGACTTGCTCAATTTTTCAAAACTTCAATATCTCTTATTTCTATTTTTCCTCTGCCTAG
- a CDS encoding P63C domain-containing protein: MSDDILRQEIDGIEYFTVASTGESGMSQRGLSRLCGVRLSTVQNVLENLTENKAPQWLQTLAEGGLYLTDKTTVKGGETRPIKANVCWGVLRYYERKGKLEAAKALDAIGTIGINSFIQAKTGWLPERYQSSRKQRQEVSRILETPQPWTRMFESEFEEHLSRITKLHKKSIRNGLYYWELVYNWMTPEEKAKLDEVNPVLSSGRRRHKIHQMLDEETKQRLSPHVTSVLTLMQSANTIAELRRLIQRRYGVDQPNLFDGWNLG, encoded by the coding sequence ATGTCTGATGATATTCTACGGCAAGAAATAGACGGTATCGAATATTTTACCGTTGCCAGTACTGGAGAATCAGGAATGAGCCAACGGGGATTATCTCGGCTATGTGGAGTTCGGCTAAGTACAGTGCAGAACGTACTAGAAAACCTGACCGAAAACAAAGCCCCCCAATGGCTTCAAACCCTTGCAGAAGGAGGATTATACCTGACCGATAAAACCACTGTTAAAGGCGGTGAAACCAGGCCAATTAAAGCTAATGTTTGCTGGGGAGTCCTTCGCTACTACGAGCGCAAGGGGAAGCTGGAAGCAGCTAAAGCTTTAGATGCGATTGGGACAATTGGTATAAACAGCTTCATCCAAGCCAAGACGGGATGGTTGCCAGAGCGATACCAATCATCTCGTAAACAACGGCAGGAAGTTAGCCGTATTCTAGAAACCCCGCAACCTTGGACTCGCATGTTTGAGAGCGAGTTTGAAGAACATTTGTCCAGGATTACTAAGCTGCATAAGAAGAGTATTAGAAATGGGCTGTATTATTGGGAACTAGTATACAACTGGATGACTCCTGAAGAGAAAGCCAAGCTTGATGAAGTCAACCCTGTTCTTTCCAGTGGACGAAGACGGCACAAAATCCACCAGATGTTAGACGAAGAAACCAAACAAAGACTATCACCACATGTCACATCAGTACTAACTCTAATGCAATCAGCAAACACGATTGCAGAATTGCGGCGATTAATACAGCGACGTTATGGTGTTGACCAACCCAATTTGTTCGATGGCTGGAATTTGGGATAG
- a CDS encoding strawberry notch family protein: protein MMNQIATATQGSLFDLQTIIDYGQSVVNVAQELTKTLIDQRPLTTRTIQSHMNRHFHGTAAQGAWQWKDAYEAVEVAQILYLRYQGLCCDNPLLRLQQLEALCPTHTRRSEEQLQLQQFSTPLPLAYLVALAGQITSSDLALEPSAGTGILAQFARLKGASLMLNEISQDRAKILRRLFPGVPLFSVNAEQINDYLVGKTQPSVVLMNPPFSSSPKISDRNPHATPRHINSALQRLADGGRLVTLTANWFSPANPTWRDTFTKIQDTAQVVLSVGVCGKAFAKHGTQIDTRITVIDKVPAAEKAYIPCIPKTLDLTEILALIEQLPGRPVWERSISNVATFSKKVVNLPKRQVVAQPETSTEIPDVVVLEYEVIEWVASEGLKDVLYETYRPQRLRIKDALPHPSLLCESAALALVSPPAPTYKPHLPHNIVTQGLLSEAQLESVIYAGQAHSEYLSGSYLVDDSWDNVKVAANNEENAVKFRRGWFLGDGTGAGKGRQCAGIILDNWCQGRKKAIWVSKSSALIEDARRDWFALGGSEKDIIDLSNIKLGDPIPFTQGIMFCTYSTLRSQKGGKSRLKQIIDWAGSGFEGAIAYDECHAMGNAMATEGKLGLVKASMQGIVGLRLQNALPQARVVYVSATGATKVSNLSYANRLGLWQTGDFPFTSREDFVESIEGGGIAAMEVVARDLKALGLYLARSLSFEGVEYDTLKIELTPTQERIYDSYADAFQIIHCNLHEALEACNISGSKTYNRMAKMSAMSQFESHKQRFFNHLLTGMKCPKLIKAIEQDIAQGHAVVIQIVSTNEELLKRRLNEVPADELKDLNLDLTPREYVMDYLLSAFPVHLHEIHSGEDGEERSEPAFDADGSPILSQAALGLRDALVDKLASLDPIPGALEQLLWYLGHKNIAEVTGRSKRVLKDENGRLFVDSRGSGANIAETTAFMADEKQILIFSDAGGTGRSYHADLNAVNRRRRSHYLLEAGWRADNAIQGLGRSHRTNQASAPVFKPVTTNVRGERRFISTIARRLDSLGALTRGQRQTGGNGMFDAKDNLESQYAEYALYELFKQIFQGRFYEVPLGKFEKMTGLSLTSHEGGMKIDLPPLRQFLNRLLALTIGMQNLIFERFELLLSQQIETAIANGIFEAGVETLRAERFTVKSCESVYTHPATGSVTNYLKIERIQHNNIKTAEEMLDFAAKYQGQLMVNEKSSNAAVSIPTHSFFDSDGAAVPRVLLVRPQKEIRVSQEQVENSTWQQVSVDAFVAAWSNEIDQLPKFTTDYIHLVTGILLPIWKVLPQKNNRVFRLQTSDGEKILGRVVNAVDIQSVAEQLGMKNKLLSPIELVSLVLNEGYSQQLPGGVTLRRSYIAGEPRIELVDTLSLADRLVAVGCFTEIIQWRKRVFIPANSKAAEILAGVIEILG from the coding sequence ATGATGAACCAAATCGCTACAGCTACACAGGGTTCTCTGTTCGACCTGCAAACCATTATTGATTACGGGCAATCAGTGGTCAATGTTGCCCAGGAACTAACTAAAACCTTAATTGATCAACGTCCGCTAACTACCAGAACAATCCAGTCACACATGAATCGTCATTTTCACGGCACAGCAGCACAAGGGGCTTGGCAGTGGAAAGATGCTTATGAAGCTGTAGAAGTTGCTCAAATACTATATCTGCGTTACCAAGGATTATGCTGTGATAATCCTCTATTAAGATTACAACAGTTGGAGGCACTCTGCCCAACTCATACCCGCCGCAGTGAGGAGCAGTTGCAACTACAGCAGTTTTCCACACCTTTGCCCCTGGCTTACTTAGTGGCTTTGGCGGGGCAAATCACCAGTAGTGATTTGGCACTTGAACCCAGTGCTGGTACTGGGATCTTGGCACAGTTCGCTCGTCTTAAAGGTGCGAGTCTCATGCTTAATGAAATCTCGCAGGACAGAGCGAAGATTCTGCGGCGGTTGTTCCCTGGTGTTCCGTTATTCTCTGTTAACGCCGAACAAATCAACGATTACCTCGTAGGGAAAACTCAGCCCTCTGTGGTGCTGATGAATCCACCGTTTTCATCATCGCCCAAAATCAGCGATCGCAATCCTCATGCTACCCCTCGGCATATCAACTCAGCATTGCAACGACTGGCAGATGGTGGGCGGTTGGTAACATTAACTGCTAACTGGTTTTCACCAGCAAATCCTACTTGGCGAGATACTTTTACCAAGATACAGGATACAGCGCAAGTAGTGCTTTCAGTTGGTGTCTGTGGTAAAGCTTTTGCCAAGCACGGGACGCAGATAGATACCCGGATTACGGTAATCGATAAAGTTCCGGCTGCTGAAAAAGCCTACATCCCGTGTATTCCTAAAACCCTAGACTTGACTGAAATACTGGCACTGATTGAGCAATTACCAGGGCGACCAGTATGGGAACGTTCTATTTCAAATGTGGCAACATTCTCCAAGAAAGTCGTTAACTTGCCAAAGCGTCAAGTAGTTGCACAGCCAGAAACCTCCACAGAAATCCCAGATGTAGTTGTTCTGGAGTACGAGGTTATCGAGTGGGTTGCCAGCGAAGGTTTAAAAGATGTACTCTATGAAACCTATCGCCCACAAAGGCTGAGAATCAAGGACGCTTTACCCCATCCCTCACTCCTTTGCGAAAGCGCAGCCCTGGCACTTGTTTCACCACCAGCACCTACTTACAAACCACATCTCCCACATAATATTGTTACCCAAGGCTTGCTTTCAGAGGCACAACTTGAAAGCGTGATATACGCAGGACAAGCCCACTCTGAATATCTATCAGGCTCATACTTAGTAGATGATTCGTGGGATAACGTGAAGGTAGCAGCCAACAACGAAGAAAATGCCGTGAAATTTCGCCGTGGCTGGTTCTTGGGTGATGGGACGGGCGCTGGTAAGGGTAGACAGTGTGCGGGAATCATCCTCGACAATTGGTGTCAAGGACGTAAAAAAGCCATCTGGGTATCAAAAAGTTCTGCACTGATTGAAGATGCCCGACGTGATTGGTTTGCTTTAGGTGGTAGTGAAAAGGACATTATTGACCTCAGCAATATCAAACTAGGCGATCCAATCCCTTTCACTCAAGGCATTATGTTCTGCACGTACTCAACCTTGCGCTCACAAAAGGGAGGTAAAAGCCGACTCAAGCAAATCATTGACTGGGCAGGATCGGGCTTTGAGGGAGCGATCGCTTATGACGAGTGCCACGCAATGGGTAACGCGATGGCTACTGAGGGGAAACTCGGCTTGGTCAAAGCATCCATGCAGGGTATTGTTGGGCTGAGGCTACAAAATGCGCTACCTCAAGCACGGGTTGTCTACGTATCAGCGACCGGAGCTACCAAAGTGTCTAACTTGTCTTATGCCAATCGTTTGGGGCTTTGGCAGACTGGAGATTTCCCGTTTACCTCCCGTGAGGATTTCGTAGAATCAATCGAAGGTGGTGGCATTGCTGCAATGGAGGTTGTTGCACGGGATCTCAAAGCACTTGGTTTATATCTGGCGCGATCACTCAGTTTTGAAGGTGTTGAGTACGACACATTAAAAATTGAACTCACGCCCACCCAAGAACGGATTTATGACAGTTACGCCGATGCTTTTCAAATTATCCACTGCAACTTACATGAAGCACTAGAAGCGTGTAACATTTCTGGCTCAAAAACATATAACCGCATGGCTAAAATGTCTGCGATGTCTCAGTTTGAATCGCATAAGCAACGATTCTTCAATCACTTGTTAACTGGCATGAAATGCCCGAAACTAATTAAAGCCATTGAACAAGATATCGCCCAGGGTCATGCTGTTGTCATCCAGATAGTTTCGACTAATGAGGAACTGTTAAAACGGCGACTGAATGAGGTTCCCGCAGACGAGTTGAAGGATTTAAACCTTGACTTGACTCCCCGTGAATACGTGATGGATTACCTGTTAAGTGCGTTTCCTGTTCACTTGCATGAAATCCACTCAGGCGAAGATGGTGAGGAACGTTCAGAACCCGCTTTTGATGCCGATGGTTCGCCCATTCTCTCACAAGCAGCCCTTGGGTTACGAGATGCACTGGTTGACAAACTGGCAAGCCTTGACCCAATTCCTGGAGCTTTAGAACAACTATTGTGGTATCTCGGTCACAAGAATATTGCTGAAGTCACAGGACGTAGCAAACGAGTCCTTAAGGATGAAAATGGACGGCTGTTTGTGGATTCACGGGGTAGTGGTGCAAATATTGCTGAAACTACAGCATTTATGGCTGATGAAAAACAAATTCTTATCTTCTCTGATGCTGGTGGTACTGGTCGCAGTTATCACGCTGACCTCAATGCTGTAAATCGTAGACGGCGATCGCACTATTTGCTTGAAGCCGGTTGGAGAGCAGACAACGCTATTCAGGGATTAGGGCGATCGCATCGTACAAACCAAGCTTCTGCACCCGTGTTCAAACCTGTGACAACGAACGTGCGTGGTGAACGCCGATTCATCAGCACTATTGCTCGGCGGCTGGACAGTCTCGGCGCACTCACACGGGGTCAGAGACAAACGGGCGGTAACGGTATGTTTGATGCCAAGGACAATCTAGAATCTCAGTACGCTGAATATGCTTTATACGAATTGTTCAAGCAGATTTTCCAGGGTCGATTCTATGAGGTTCCTTTGGGTAAATTTGAAAAGATGACTGGACTCAGCCTAACTTCTCATGAAGGCGGGATGAAGATAGACCTCCCACCACTGCGGCAATTCCTCAATCGCTTGCTGGCTTTGACAATTGGGATGCAGAACCTGATTTTCGAGAGGTTTGAACTGCTGTTGAGTCAACAGATCGAAACTGCGATCGCCAATGGAATCTTTGAAGCTGGTGTTGAAACGCTTCGGGCTGAACGGTTTACGGTTAAAAGTTGCGAATCAGTTTATACACATCCTGCCACTGGGAGCGTAACGAACTATCTCAAGATAGAACGTATTCAACACAACAACATCAAAACTGCTGAGGAGATGCTGGATTTTGCTGCTAAATACCAAGGACAACTCATGGTGAATGAGAAGTCTAGTAATGCGGCTGTATCAATTCCTACGCACAGCTTCTTTGATAGTGATGGTGCTGCTGTGCCACGGGTTCTACTCGTGCGACCTCAAAAGGAAATTCGCGTATCTCAAGAACAAGTGGAAAATTCTACTTGGCAGCAGGTTTCGGTTGATGCGTTTGTTGCGGCGTGGTCAAATGAGATAGACCAATTGCCCAAATTCACTACTGATTATATTCACCTTGTGACAGGCATACTACTACCCATCTGGAAGGTGCTACCCCAAAAGAACAATCGAGTCTTCAGGCTGCAAACCAGTGATGGTGAGAAAATTCTGGGTCGGGTGGTAAATGCAGTAGATATTCAATCTGTGGCTGAACAGCTTGGGATGAAAAACAAGCTGCTTTCTCCAATTGAATTGGTATCACTGGTACTCAACGAAGGGTACTCACAGCAATTGCCGGGAGGTGTAACGTTGCGACGTTCTTATATCGCAGGGGAGCCTCGCATAGAACTGGTTGATACTTTATCCTTGGCAGACCGACTTGTGGCTGTAGGTTGTTTTACCGAAATAATCCAGTGGCGTAAGCGGGTGTTTATTCCAGCTAACTCCAAAGCGGCAGAGATTTTGGCTGGCGTAATTGAGATTCTGGGATAA
- a CDS encoding HNH endonuclease: MSYPQNWKQLATSIKESSNWRCSKCGRPGLRPGEKNPDLTGKRRAYTLQVHHWNRDPSDNRLENLGCLCPRCHLSYHQFRRGNVSPGQLSLF; the protein is encoded by the coding sequence ATGTCCTATCCCCAAAACTGGAAACAACTCGCCACATCTATCAAAGAATCCTCCAACTGGCGTTGCAGTAAGTGCGGTCGTCCTGGGTTGCGCCCTGGCGAGAAAAATCCTGATTTGACCGGAAAGCGCCGCGCCTATACCCTGCAAGTTCACCACTGGAACCGCGACCCGTCTGACAATCGCTTGGAGAACTTAGGCTGCCTTTGTCCTCGCTGTCATCTCTCATACCACCAATTCAGACGAGGCAATGTTTCTCCTGGGCAATTGTCATTGTTCTAG